The following are encoded together in the Eptesicus fuscus isolate TK198812 chromosome 16, DD_ASM_mEF_20220401, whole genome shotgun sequence genome:
- the PAIP2B gene encoding polyadenylate-binding protein-interacting protein 2B, with product MNGSSVANTSPNVKSKEDQGLNGHDEKENPFAEYMWMENEEDFNRQVEEELLEQEFLDRCFQEMLDEEDQDWFIPSRDLPQAMGQLQQQLNGLSVSNGHDSEDILSKSNLNPDAKEFIPGVKY from the exons ATGAATGGATCCAGTGTGGCAAATACATCCCCCAATGtaaaatccaaagaggaccaggGGTTAAATGGGCACGATGAGAAAGAAAACCCATTTGCAGAGTACATGTGGATGGAGAATGAAGAGGATTTTAACAGACAg GTGGAGGAGGAGCTGCTGGAGCAGGAGTTCTTGGACCGGTGCTTCCAGGAGATGCTGGACGAGGAAGACCAAGACTGGTTTATCCCATCGCGAGACCTGCCTCAGGCCATGGGACAGTTGCAGCAACAGTTAAATGGACTATCTGTCAGCAATGGTCATGATTCTGAAGATATTTTG AGCAAAAGTAACCTGAACCCGGATGCCAAGGAATTTATTCCAGGAGTGAAGTACTGA